The window acaatactcacgaatattacccataacctccatagttataacccatagtttccctagctctatcccgctcggaaggcttgtttgaaaataattcgctcatgacctcgtcgtagtattttatgtataataatactaataataatacttctaactataagattaataataatattaatcttaataataataataatatataatataaataataaatataaaatataatacggagtaatatagatattaatatgtgtgtgtgtgtgtgttgagcaaactggccaatttatagaatgtttctgaattctgactgccatgcgatcgcatgggttttatgtctatttctcatgcggtcgcatggcccaaaATTCaactcacaatttttttgttttcttgtttgtcgacatattattatatatatattatatataatatataatttatattatattatattcatgtacatagttgacttgtaattttaggtccgttgactcgtacgttgatactcgactcgtgtaccactttcggtttttcgaacgcactttcgtacgtttagaaaactagccttttacgttacgcgacgtgtacccttattaataatttgacttactcattaataaattaccttataaaaatgtaacttataaaattgagcgttgtggtcatttgcttctataaatcagtgactcgttgtttatcaaaatatattattttaaatcaggacgttttttgactaagttaatattatatttttgtaataaaaaatatatatatatatacacgtatattttccaatccaattataatggttcgtgaatcgtcagggtttggtcaaggttaaatgaatgtatgaatacagtttacacttcttgagattcaacttaacaaactttgcttattatgtcggaataatataaagataaagtttaaatttggtcagaaatttccgggttgtcacaactacCCACAACTACTCCCGACTACCCTCAAAGTGAGTGGTCGTTGTGGAATTAGTCGACTCGTAAAACGGATCGAATATTCTGATTAACGCCAAAAAGTTGACCACACGATATCAAAGTCTGAGGTCGATCCACTGCAAACAAAATCATGTATAACACGATATTTTAGGTTCAAACTAAAACTAGCAAGATCTTTGTGAACATTGTATGTCCGACAGAATGATGATTTGGGAATGATTTGAATCTTGAAGATAGTAAGTATATACCCTTTAGCTTTTTGTAAACTCATCATGACTAAAGCCACCCACCACTACAAATAATTTCCATTTTCTTACTTTTATCGGTTGATCTTGTTGAAACATTTAACGCATTTCATTCAAATTAAGTTCGTTACATTGTGTGTAttaaccttttatttaaaacacaaAAACTATAAACAATAACACTCTGGACGTCATGCTGAAGTCAATGGAATCAATGGGAGCGGGATGATACTGCGTTATAGTGGGGAATCTTTTGCGGAAAAGAAATGATAAAAAAACGTTTAAAAATAGGATCATTATGACATCATGATGACAGTTATACCCCAAAAATGTTTTTAAAAAATTGTTTCTGATAAGAAAAAAGATATAATTACAACATTGCTCAAACTTTTTTTAAGTAAAAATTAAGTGTTTTtaataaaatagtttttttttacacTTTTACCCTTAGAAAGTTTGTACATTGAACATAGTTCAAgggatttttttataatttttttgttgTCGTTTCATGGTGATCAAACAACCAAATTTGGTTGTGCTTTTAGTATATGTAGaaaagaaatagaaatagaaattatTTGTAAGCAGAAATTACAATATTGGTCTTGTACTGTGAAGGGTAAATGCCACCAAAATCGGCCAATCAATATATACGTAGGCTGTTGCACATATATTCCACCCACATCAGTATATAGTGTGTAATAATTTTAGGTAATCTGTTTCAGTGCCACAACATGGGTTAGCAAATGTTGATAACCTACGAATGTTGCCAAAcgcaatttttatttaaaatattttcAAGTACATTTCTCACGTGACGTAAACAAGAATGGAAATAACGACTTACTCATTATATCACAATATATTTGCATGCTATAGCAACAAAATCATAACAAATTCAACGATTTTGGTTATGGTATTTCTTCACTTTATTTTTATTACACTTTTTCGGCCTTTTCCCGTTTCACTAAAGTAACATGTAAATTAGAAAAAAAAGTATTATCAATAAACTGTGGTAATTAAATTAGAACAAGATGCCCCCGCCTGCACCCGAATGGAAGCTAGTTGTcactatatatttattaatttgcTAGCTATCGTCAACAAATAAAGAAGGCTTAAACACTTTAGTCAGTGGCTCAGTGCTGCAAATACTCTGTTACTAATAAAAAAATGGAAGAAAAAACCCCCTTGAGGCAACCCAAAGGATTCGTCGAAATGGCAACCTCGGAGGTGAAAATGCAGCTACCGATTGTGTTACCATTTGTCGTGATGAACTTGAGTTGGTTTGCAAAGATAGCCATCACAAGTGCGTTTCTTGGTCGGCTGGGTGAGTTGGAGTTAGCCAGTGGGACTCTTGGGTTCATGTTTGCAAACGTGACCGGTTTCTCGGTAATGAATGGTTTATGTGGTGCAATGGAGCCCATTTGTGGTCAAGCTTATGGAGCCAATAACTTCAAATTACTTCACAAGACTCTTGCTATGATGGTTTCTTTGCTTCTGTTAACATCATTTGTTTCTTGCTTTTTGTGGCTAAATGTTGATAAAATCTTGATTCATTTTGGACAACAAGAAGATATTTCTATTGAAGCAAAAAAGTATTTGTTTTATCTTCTTCCTGATTTGATCTTCACTTCATTTTTGTGTCCTCTTAAATCTTATTTAAGTTCACAAGGTGTAACGCTCCCGATCATGTTCACGTCTGTTCTTGCGGTCGTGCTACATGTTCCGGCTAACATTTTTCTTTCAAAAACTCGCGGTTTTGAAGGTGTGTCGATGGCCATTTGGATCACCGATCTGGTGATGGTCATTCTACTAGCGGTCTATGTGGCGGTAGTGGAGTTCAAAAAGGGCGGTACGTGGAAAGAAGGCGGTTGGAGTGAACAGGGGTTTGAAGATTGGGTTCGGTTATTGAAACTTTGTGGGCCGTGTTGTCTTACGATGTGCCTCGAATGGTGGTGCTACGAAATCTTGGTGTTACTAACCGGGAGGCTTCCAAATGCTAAACAAGCGGTTAGCATAATCGCAATTGCACTCAACTTCGACTATCTACTTTTTGCTGTAATGCTTTCGTTAGCCACGTGTGCGTCCATTCGTGTTTCGAATGAGCTAGGTGCTAACGAGGTAGGAACAGCTTACAAGTCGGCTTACATTTCACTAGGATTAGGTTCGGTTATGGGTTTAGTTGGTGGTTCGGTCACGGTGTTGGCTAGATGCAACTGGGGTGGTTTGTTTAGCCATGATAAGGGCATTTTGAAAGGTGCGAGTAACGCAATGTTATGGATGGGTTTGTTGGAGGTCGTAAATTTCCCGTTGGCTGTTTGTGGTGGCATTGTGAGGGGAACCGCTAGACCTTGGTTGGGGACGTATGCAAACATCACCGGATTCTACGTATTAGCATTGCCTTTAGGTGTAATGTTAGCATTTAAGGTTCATATGGGACTCAATGGACTGTTGATAGGGTTCATAGTCGGTATATTCGGttgtttaattttgttgttaataTTTATTTCGAGGATACACTGGTTCGAAGAAGCTGAAAAGGCACAAAGACTTGCTGCGAAAACATAGAACAAAGGATGCTTTGGAGTTTGGATGATCATTTATTAAATTTAAACTGATAATTATATGGATCGAGATGTAAGTTTACAGTAGTAATCAATCAACTTTGACAGATTATATAAGCTGCTTAATTAATGAAGTTGTGACTGTAAAATTGTAATAGGTGCAAATAAAAATCAACTGACGATCTCTAACTTTAAGAAATTAACCATATATTTGATTTGATATTTTATTCTCGTTCTTCTTGTCTCAATAGCTGTTATGACCATAAACCCGAGAGAGAAAGTAAGTTTGTTCCCATTTATTTACAGAATGTTGTAAAGCCACTAATAACTGGGCGTACATAGAAAAGCAGTATCATATTTACGCAGAAACAATATCACATGTATGCACAAAAACAATGAGCATCAAATAaacactatttttttttttaatttatttatttttaaaatctaTCTATCTATTAATCTATTAAATTATTAAATGAAATGAAAATGAAGAATTAACCCTCAACCAAAATTCTATTAAATTGTTGAAAACTAAAGCTTCCTTGCTTCGGATTCTCCCACTGCAAATGATTTTATTCCTTTCAATaaccatctatctatctatctattatcaCAAATAATTAGCAATAAAAATCACCCCCAAATTTATTCACAATGGAAATTTATCAGCTAAATTAACTCTCTCTTGTTTCCTGTAACCGAGAAAAGCAACTGAATTTCAAATACCCAAATGCCCAATTGATACAATTTAATCTCGGATTCGAGAAAAACAAACTTAAGTTAGGAGAAAACGGTGGCAACAATGGGcagggtaatatatatatatatatatatatatatatatatatatatatatataatatatatatacacctgcACGATGGGCAGGGTCATGGGTAAAGAGGGTCGGGTATTTGAAGAACAAGGGGGGATTTGGTATGTTCTCATTTCTTTCCACCTTcaattattttattttaaacttattactattttatttatatttatatattgttattattattaaatgtataattcatggccgcaaaatacatttttgaccacattacgttggccacataattgagccaaattatgtggcaagcatgctaaaaaaacattggttgaaaattggacccaccttcgcacgatgaatagataatgacgttatgagaaagacttccggaagatttgcttccattcgaaatagttttaacgCCAAAAAAACCGTTTTGCTTTTTCTaagggtgaattttgaactttcagattttaggataattattaccttttcattttaactcttatgcatatttaaatattattttcattcttattttttatgtaacactttatttaggtacattgaaaacatttttggggttaatatatcaccactaaccacaaatccttacacgtttagtgacatcttggtttaatggttcgattattttgtgacactgtttgatatctctcaattcataactctataattgtttttattttaaaatttcatattgaataaaaatatatttgaatatagtttcgtttcgataataattcatggccgcaaaacacatttttgggcACATTACGTTGGCTATATTATTGGGCCAAATTATGTTGCAAGAATGCtaaaaaaaaacttcggttgaaaattggacccacctttgtatgatgaatagataacgacgttatgagaaagacttccttaaggcttgcttccattcgaaatagttttcataccgaaaaagtcattttgctatttctaaaggtgaattttgaactctcagattttacgataattattacctttacatttgatctcttatgcatatttaaatattattttgatacttgttttttatgtaacactttatttaggtatattgagaatatttttgagataaatatatccctactagccacaaatccttacacgtttattgacatcttggtttaatggttcgattattttgtgaaactttttgatatctctcaattcataactctataattatttctattttaaaatttcatattgaatgaaaatatatttgaatatagtttcgtttcgataataattcatggccgcaaaacacatttttgaccacattacgttggccacataattgggccaaattatgaGACAAGCATGCTATAAaatcttcggttgaaaattggacccaccttcgcacgatgaatagataacggcgTTATGAGAAAGGCTTTCCGAAGGCTTTCTTCCATTCAAAAGTATTTTGAAGCCAGACacgtcgttttgctatttctaaatgtgaatttttaactttcagattttacgataattattaccttggcAATTGAACTCTTAtggatatttaaatattattttgatacttgttttttatgtaacactttatttatgtACATTGCGAATATTTTTGGGGATAAATATAtcgccactagccacaaatccttacacgtttagtgacatattgatttaatggttcgattattttgtgacaatttttgatatctctcaattcagaactctataattgtttctattttaaaattacatattgaatgaaaatatatttgaataTAATTTCGTTTagataataattcatggtcgcaaaacacatttttgagcacattacgttggcctcataattgggccaaattatgtggcaagcatgctaaaaaaactttgGTCGAAATTTGGGCCCAATTTCGAACGATAAATAGATAACGACGTTATGAGAAAGGCTTccagaaggcttgcttccattcgaaattgtTTTCACGTCTAAAAcgtcgttttgctatttttaaagatgaattttgaactttcagattttacgataattgttACCTTTGCATttaaactcttatgcatatttaaatattattttgatacttgttttttatgtaacactttatatagttacattgagaatatttttggggttaatatatccacactagtcacaaatccttacacgtttagtgacatcttcgtttaatggttcgattattttgggacactttttgatatctctcaattcataattctataattgtttctattttaaaatttcatattgaataaaaatatacttaaatatagttccgtttcgataataattcatggccgcaaaacacattctTGAGCACATTacattggccacataattgggccaaattatgtggcaaacaCACTAAAAAAACATTCGTTGAAAATTGAACCCACCTTCAcatgatgaatagataacgacgttatgagaaagacttcctgaaggcttgtttccattcgaaatagttttgacgccgagaaagtcattttgctatttctaaaggtgaattttgaaatttcatattttacgataattattacctttgcatttgaactcttaaggatatttaaatattattttaatacttGTTATTTAAGTGACACTTTATTTATGTACATTGCGAATATTTTTGGGGTATATATATCGCCACTAGCCATAAATCCTTACacatttagtgacatcttggtttaatggttcgaataTTTTttaacactttttgatatctctcaattcgtaactttataattatttctattttaaaatttttttattgaAAGAAACTATATTTGACTATAGATTCCTTTCGATAATAAATCATGGTCGCAAAACTCATTTTTGAGCATATTATGTTGGCCAaataattgggccaaattatgtgacaagcatgctaaaaaaactttagttgaaaattggacccaatttcgcaggttaatatatccccactagccacaaatccttacacgtttagtgacatcttggtttaatggttcgattattttggaacactttttgatatctctcaattcataactctataattgtttctattttaaaatttcatattgaatgaaaatatatttgaatatagtttcgtttcgataataattcatggccgcaaaacacatttttgagcacattacgttgatcacataattgggccaaattatgtggcaagcatgctaaaaaatactttggttgaaaattggacccaccttCGCATTATGAATAGATAACGATGTTATGAGAAAGACTTccagaaggcttgcttccattcgaaatagtgttgacgccgaaaaagtcattttgctattccTAAAGGTGAATTtttaactttcagattttacgataattattacctttgcattttaactcttatgtatatttaaatattattttgatacttgttttgtatataacactttatttaggtacattgcgaaTATTTTTggagttaatatatccccactagtcaCAAATTCTTACacatttagtgacatcttggtttaatggttcgattattttgtgatagtttttgatatctctcaattcataaatgtataattgtttctatttaaaatttcatattgaataaaaatatatatgactaaTGTTTCGTTTCGATATTAATTCACGGTCGCAAAATACATTTTTGAGCACACTACATTGGtcacataattgggccaaattatgtgaCAAACATGCTATTAAAACTtcagttgaaaattggacccaattttgcacgatgaatagataacgacgttatGAGAAAGGCTTAACGAAGGGTTGCTTCCATTCAAAATTGTTTTGAGGCCAAAAACGTCGTTTTGCTaattctaaatgtgaattttgaactttcggattttacgataattattacatttgcatttgaactcttatgcatttttaaatattattttgatacttttttttatgtaacactttatttaggtacattgagaatatttttggggttaatatatccccactagccacaaatccttacacgtttagtgacatcttggtttaatggttcgattattttgtgacactttttgatatctctcaattcataactctataattgtttctattttaaaatttcttattgaatgaaaatatatttgactatagtttcgtttcgataataattcatgaccGCAAACACATTTTTTAACACAtttcgttggccacataattgggccaaattatgtggcaatcaTGCTacaaaaacttcggttgaaaattagaCCCAATTTCGCACGATGTATAGATAAGGACGTTATGAGAAAGACtttctgaaggcttgcttccattcaaaatagttttgctgccgaaaaagtcgttttgctatttctaacggtgaattttgaacttttaaatattacgataattattacccttGTATTTAAACTCTTATGCAtgtttaaatattattttaatacttgttttttatgtaaaaatttattaaggtacattgagaatatttttggagttaatatatccccacttgcCACAAAtcattacacgtttagtgacatcttagtttaataattcgattattttgtgacactttttgatatctctcaattcataaatctataattgtttctatcttaaaatttcatattgaatgaaaatatatttgactatagttttatttcgataataattcatggccgcaaaacacatttttgagcacattacgttggccacataattgggcaaaattatgtggcaagcatgctacaaaaattttagttgaaaattggacccaattTCGCACGATAAATAGATAAGGACGTTATGAGATAGACTTTCTGAAGGCATGCTTCCATTCGAAATTATTTTGAAGCCAAAAacatcgttttgctatttctaaatgtgaattttaaactttcagattttacgataattattagctttgcatttgaactcttagggatatttaaatattattttgatacttgtttttatgtaacactttatttatgtACATTGCGAATATTTTTAGGGTAAATATATCGCCacaagccacaaatccttacacgtttagtgacatcttggtataacggttcgattattttgtgacactttttgatatctctcaattcataactctataattgtttctattttaaaatttcatattgaatgaaaatatatttgactatagtttcgtttcgataataattcatggccgcaaaacacattttttgagcacattacgttggccacataattgggccaaattatgtgaCAAGCATTCTAAAACAACTTCAGTTGAAAATCGGATCCAATttcacacgatgaatagataaGGACGTTATGAGAAAGGCTTcccgaaggcttgcttccattcgaaattatTTTGATGCCAAAAacgtcgttttgctatttctaaatgcGAATTTTGAACTTTCGGATTTTACGATAAATATTACCTctacatttgaactcttatgcatatttaaatattattttgaaactttttttttatgtaaaacttttttaggtacattgagaatatttttgggattaatatatccctactagccacaaatcATTACACGTTTAGTGATATCTTGGTATAattgttcgattattttgtgacactttttgttaTATATCAATTcatactctataattgtttctattcaaaattttatattgaatgaaaatatatttgactatagtttcgtttcgataattattcatgaccgcaaaacacatttttgagaacATTACGTTGGTCACATAATTGggacaaattatgtggcaagcatgctacaaaaacttcggttgaaaattggactcaATCTCACACGATGAATAGTGAAGGacgttatgagaaagacttcctgaaggcttgcttccattcgaaatcgttttgacgccaaaaaagtcgttttgctatttataagggtgaattttgaactttcatattttacgataattattacctttgattTGAACtcttatacatatttaaatattattttgatacttgttttttatgtaacactttatttatgtttattgagaatatttttggggttactatatctccactagccacaaatctttacacgtttaatgacatcttggtttaatggttcgattattttgtgacactttttaatatctctcagTTCATAACTATATAATTGTTTCaatttttaaatttcatatttaataaaaatatatttgactatagtttcgtttcgattatAATTCTTGGCCGCAAAAACATATTTTTAGGCACATTACGGCGGCCACATAATTGGCccaaattatgtggcaaacatgctaaataaacttcggttgaaaattggacttaGTTACGCACGATGAATAGATGACGATGTAATGACAAAGGCTTcccgaaggcttgcttccattcgaaatagttttgataccgaaaaagtcattttgctatttctaaaggtgaattttaaactttcaaattttacgataattatttcctttgcatttgaactcttatatatatttaaatattattttaatacttttttttatgtaacactttatttttgTACATTGCGAATATTTTTTGGGTAAATATATCGCCACTAGCCACATATCCTTACACTTTTAGTgatatcttggtttaatggttcgatttttttgtgacactttttgatatctctcaattcataactcaataattatttctattttaaaatttcatattgaacgaaaatatatttgactatagtttcgtttcgataataattcatggccgcaaaacacatttttgagcacattacgttggacaCATAGTTGAGCCAAATTATGTGACAAGGATGCTAAAAAAATTTAGTGGAAAATTGAACCCaccttcgcacgatgaatagataacgacattATGAGAAagtcttcctgaaggcttgcttccattcgaaatagttttgatactgaaaaagtcattttgctatttctaaaggtgaattttaaactttcagattttacgataattattacctttgcatttgaactcttatggatatttaaatattattttgatacttgttttttatgtaacactttatttatgcACTTTACGAATATTTTTGGGGTAAATCTAtcgccactagccacaaatccttacacgtttagtgacatcatggtttaatggttcgattattttgtgacactttttgatatctctgaaTTCATTActcaataattatttttatattaaaatttcatattaaatgaaaatatatgtgactatcgtttcgtttcgataataaatggccgcaaaacacatttttgagcacattacaacTGACACATAATTGAGCCAAATTATGTGACATGCATGCTAAAAAAACTTTAGTTAAAAATTGGACCCAATTTCGCATGAAGAATAGATAACGAAGTTACgtgaaagacttcctgaaggcttgtttccattcaaaatagttttaacactgaaaaagtcgttttgctatttctaaaggtgaattttgaactttcagattttacgataattattacccttgcatttgaactcttatgtatatttaaatattattttgatacttgttttttatgtaacactttatttaggtacattgagaatactttttgtgaaaggacccgtcctaatccatccggacaaagtccacatcgatcatAAACGatccacaacagttgattacatcgcgaggtacttgacctctatatgatacattttacaaacatcgcattcgtttttgaaaagacaatctttcattatatcaaaagttgatggcaagcataccatttcataatatatctaactataattgacttaacaataatcttgatgaattcaacgactcgaatgcaatgtcttttgaaatatgtcatgaataactccaaataatatctttaaaatgagcaattgcacagcggaagatttctgtcgtgcctgagaataaacatgctttaaagtgtcaaccaaaaggttggtgagttcattagtttaacataaataatcatttcctaatttttaatagaccacaagatttcatatttccatttctcataaacatacgtcccatacatagagacaaaaatcattcatatggattgaacacctggtaaccgacattcacaaaatgtatataagaatatccccatcattccgggatcctccttcggacatgatatttatttcgaagtactaaagcatccggtactttgaatggggcttgttgggcccgatagatctatctttaggattcgcgtcaattagggtgtctgttccctaattcttagattaccagacttaataaaaaaggggcatattcggtttaataatccagccatagaatgtagttttaagtacttgtgtctatttcgtaaaacagttataaaagcagcgcatgtattctcagtcccaaaaatatatattgcgaaaacatttaaaaagggattaatgaaactcacgcatataaatattgtaaaacagttaataaagcatttgcatgtattctcagcccaaaaatgtaaagagtaaaagggagcaaatgaaactcacgcatataaatattgtaaaacagttaataaagcatttgcatgtattctcagcccaaaaatgtaaagagtaaaagggattaaatgaaactcacgcatataaatattgtaaaacagttaataaagcatttgcatgtattctcagcccaaaaatgtaaagagtaaaagggattaaatgaaactcacgcatataaatattgtaaaacagttaataaagcatttgcatgtattctcagcccaaaaatataaagagtaaaagggattaaatgaaactcacataatgtattttgtagtaaaaatacatatgacgacattgaacaatgcagggttggcatcggattcacgaacctatatcaattgtatatttattaatattcatatttgtaattgaacacatatatgtatattatatcttagtttatatgttatatgtatttaatttatatatatttaaaatgattaatatttatacatgtaggtatcttaatatgtatattagtattttattaattatttgttatttgtaatatttataaaaaataatgttaatatatttagtatataattatatgtaatataagtataatatttatttgttatataaataataataaaaatgataattaaaataataatgataattaaaatagttatgataatgatagtttttaataataatgtaaattaataataataatatta of the Rutidosis leptorrhynchoides isolate AG116_Rl617_1_P2 chromosome 5, CSIRO_AGI_Rlap_v1, whole genome shotgun sequence genome contains:
- the LOC139850209 gene encoding protein DETOXIFICATION 56-like, which gives rise to MEEKTPLRQPKGFVEMATSEVKMQLPIVLPFVVMNLSWFAKIAITSAFLGRLGELELASGTLGFMFANVTGFSVMNGLCGAMEPICGQAYGANNFKLLHKTLAMMVSLLLLTSFVSCFLWLNVDKILIHFGQQEDISIEAKKYLFYLLPDLIFTSFLCPLKSYLSSQGVTLPIMFTSVLAVVLHVPANIFLSKTRGFEGVSMAIWITDLVMVILLAVYVAVVEFKKGGTWKEGGWSEQGFEDWVRLLKLCGPCCLTMCLEWWCYEILVLLTGRLPNAKQAVSIIAIALNFDYLLFAVMLSLATCASIRVSNELGANEVGTAYKSAYISLGLGSVMGLVGGSVTVLARCNWGGLFSHDKGILKGASNAMLWMGLLEVVNFPLAVCGGIVRGTARPWLGTYANITGFYVLALPLGVMLAFKVHMGLNGLLIGFIVGIFGCLILLLIFISRIHWFEEAEKAQRLAAKT